GAACCCTGAATAAGTACGTGTTTACATCAGCAGGAAAGACCTTCCAGCAGTGTGGTTCTAAGTTTCTTCATCAACCAACTTGATGGCAAACACCTTTGAGCATTGTGGAAGGTCAGCGACCTTGGTGTATTTGATGTGTCACTACCAACATTATTCATCATCAATACTTAGTCCAGGTCCTCATGTAAGAGGCTTTAGTAAACAGACATACCGTACATAAAGCTCACTTCTCTTACAATGTCCTGAACAAAACAGGCAAGAACCTTCACTTTACTGACTGTTTTTCATTTCTGAAGCAACCATAGACTTAACCCCTGGCAAAGAGCTACAAACCATGATGAAGAACTATTGCCTTGTGCAAAACAATGTTTTTTTGGATAAATATCATTTACATCTGCCACCATACCATTAGCTAAGCAATCCATTGTGCAATCTGCTTTCTCTCAGCAAAAATAGggtacagtggcatagtggtaataaaCTTGTAATCCAGAGGATGAGGCTAAAGCttgagggacataggttcaaatcccatcatggcagctggtggaatataaattcaattaataaatctggaattaatagccagtctaatggtgaccagaaAACCTTTGTTTCTTGtcattaaaaatccatctggttcctcagtgtcctttagggaaggaaatttgccataattgcctggtctggcctacatacaagtccagacccacagcaaggtgATCAAACCATTATGAAGTCTAGGAAAATGAAACCAGACAAACCACAAAGCATCAGGCCTAAgcactggaaatgacaatggcacaccCACCCCTAGTGACCTTGCaaaatcctccttactaacatctggcagCTTAAGCCAAAACTAGGAGAGCTGTCTGACAGATTAATCAAGCCACAGCCTGACACAGTCATACTCATGAAATCAAAACTTACAGAAAATGTTCCaggcaccaccatcaccatccctgaggtgactgtggcacagtggtatgcagTCAGGAGGGAATTGCCTTTGGAGTCCTTAATGTCAACAATGGATCCCATGAATTCTCATGGCATTACATCAAACATGGtcaaggaaatctcctgctggTTACCACCTACCATCCTCCctaagctgatgaatcagtactcctccatgctgCACACCACTTGGGGGAAGCACTGAGGATAGCAAAAGCACAGAATTTACTCGAGTTGGGGGCTTAAATGTCCATCACAAAGATTGGGTCAGGAGCATCACTACTgaccgagctggtcgggtcctaaaggatgtaGTTGCTAGACTGGATCTGCGGCAGCTGGTGAGGACAAAACCTACCGaacttcatcctcaccaatctacctgttgcagatgcatctgtccataacAGTATTACtcggagtgaccaccgcacagtctctgtggagacaaagtcccaccttcacatcaTCTTccctggcactaccaccatgctaagtaTCTACttttctttaagacctggttggttgtcgagattcgcattctaatcagtattctgtaacttgattttgtgtctctgtgccctgtttgagagcagatttccactccatctgacgaaggagcagcgctccgaaagctaatggcatttgctaccaaataaacctgttggactttaacctggtgttgttaaaactcttactgtgtttaccccagtccagcatctccacatcatgactaccaccaTGCTACATGGGATAgagttcaaacagatctagcaacttagaactggacatccatgaggtgctgcgaGACATCAACGGCAGCAAAATTGTATATaacacaatctgtaacttcatgaCCCTACATATCCCCcaatctaccattaccatcaagacaAGGATTTAACTCTGGTTAAACCGAGTGAAAGAGGGAATTCAAAGAGCAACACCagtcatacctaaaaatgaggtgtcagcctaatgaagttacaacacaggacttcttgtatgccaaacagcataagcagcaagtgatagacagagctaagtgattccacaaccaacagatcagacctaagctctgcaatcctgccatatCCAGACAACATGAATGgtcatggacaattaaacaactgccGGGGGAGCGGACTACAGAAGTATCCCATTTTCAATGTTTGGAGAGCcccgcacatcagtgcaaaaaataaggctgaagcatttgcagtcttcagccagaagtgccatgtggatgatccatctcagccttcgcCTGAGGTCTCAGCACCACAGATGCTAGTCTTCTGCTAATTCGATTcagtccatgtgatatcaagattgGCTGAAGGCATtagatattgcaaaggctatgggcccaaaCAACATtctgcaatagtactgaagacttgtgctccagaacttgctacacccctagccaagctgttccagtacaactacaataATTGCATCtcgccagcaatgtggaaaattgcccaggtatgtcctgtccacaaaaaacaggacaaatccaatccagctaaTTACCACATCAGTCTACACTCAATCATtatcaaagtgatggaaagtgttgCCAACAATGCTACCAAGTACAGCTATAACATTAACATACAACCGGCAGTGAGGAGAATTGCTCAGGTATGCGCTGTACaaagaaagcaggacaaatccaaccctgcCAATTACTGTCTCATCagactactctcaatcatcagtaaaatgatggaaggggtcatcaacagtgctatcaagaggcacttgcttagcaataacttgctcatggacactcagtttgggttccgtcaggaccactcagctcctgacctcattatagccttggttcaaacatagacaaagtAACTAAGGTCCAGAGATgaagtgagaatgactgcccttgatatcaaggccgcatttgacttaGTGTGGCATCACAGAATCTTTGCAagtctggagtcaatgggaatcagcggAAAAACTCTCCACTTATTGGAATCATACCttctacaaaggaagatggttgtggttgttgaaggtcaaccatctcagtacgaggacatcattgcaggagttcctcagggtaatgttgtAAACCCAATCATCTTCATCTGTTTCTTTGACTTTCCcttcatcataaagtcagaagtggggatgttcatggaTGATTACACAACGTTCAGTTCCATTCagtttgtgtccatatgcagcaaaacctggacaatattaaggcttgagctgataagtaaCAAGTAAAATtggcgccacacaagtgccaaagaTAATTTTCAACAAGATGGAACCTAATTATCTCAActtgacattcaacggcattaccattgctgaatctcccattatcaacatcgtggggttaacattgaccagataTTGAACTAGATCAGCCATATAAAAACAATATCtgtaagagcaggttagaggctgggaactctgcggtgaataactcacctcctgaccccaaaTTTTGTacgccatttacaaggcacaaatcaggaatgtgatggaatgctctctacttgcctgtgtgagtgcagctTCAGAAAtacttaagaagctcaacaccatccaggacaaagcagcctgccgcTTTGATACCCCATCCACTACCACAAACAGCCACACCCTCCAACACCAATGCGCCATGGCAGTAGTGTGTAtccataagatgcactgcagcaactcaccaaggcttcttcaacaccactttccaaactcatgacccctaccacctagaagaccagggcagcaggtacatgggaacaccaccacctggaagttcccgcccaagtcccacaccatcctgacttggaactatattgctgttccttcattgtcgttgGTTCAAaatttaacagcactgtgggtattcccacaacacatggactgcagtggttcaagaaaacagcacaccaccaacttctcaaaagcaattagaaatgtgcagtaaatgctggcctaatcaaTGATGTGCACATCCGATGAATGAACAACATAAAGTGGTTCAATAATGTATATATAGCATACACTGCTTTATCTTTCAACATGAGCACAGATAGATCCCTGTTACAGCAGCACCTTATTTGGTCAATATATTGTTCTCTCCATATCTCATAGATTTCTTCACAGGTTTACCAATGGCCCCCATTTCAACAGACCAATAATAGGTTACACTTAAATAATAATCAGAAACAAGAAGGTGGTAAGCGATGATGGCTAAAAGCAACATAAAAGAGATATGTTTTAAAGATTCTCTTAAGTGGGCCCAAGCAAATGTCTTGCTTGGGCCCGACTTGACGGATGGACATCTATAAACTTCAGCTTCAACTTGTTTCCAGCTTTGGTCACAGCAATAAGAATATCATTGACCAAATCATTCATGGTTAATTCTATTTGACTGGCAGTGAGACAGTCCAGACTTCCTTGCCAGAGATATGCTTCTTGTGACTATGCTCGTTGGGATGATTACTCGTAAAGCAGAGGCCATCAACCATTCCAATTTGATACTCATGCCACATTACACCAGAATCTCATCCAAGACAATTAAATCTACTTTTGTGATGAAGGAGGTAAATGGTCATTCATATAAAGCTTGCCAGTGATGGCAGATAATGCAACAGGGAAGAAAATTATGCACTATTTCTACATAATTGTACATCAATTACTGTGTAGCTCTGAACCCAATGCTAATGCAAGAGGCAGTTATACTTGATGGTTCCTATCCTAAATATTCAGAGAACATCCTAGAGGGGGCAATAAAAGATACAAAGCTTAACCACTAAGTATCATATCCCATCTCAACTATGATGCTTAACAACTGACAGGTTAAGTGATACTGTGTAACCAACACCTGTAAATTCAATTTTGTCCCCTCATTCAAATCCTGGTTGTGCTGTTAATTGGAATCATATCCGGGTATGCATTTGTTAACTGCTTCAGTCTTAAGCCAGAAAAAAATCACTTTGCTATAACAGGAGGATTAATATAATCAAATGAGGCACAATCTGATTCTTTTTGATAATGTGTACAATAACACACAATAAACTGACAACTATTGAAATACAAAGTAACGATTGTAGCTAAGGTGATGTTATATTAAAATATTTAATCATATGTAATTTACAAAACATGAAAACTAAACAATTTTTACTGACCAAAAGGTCTCTGTTTTCGTTAAGCATGTTTTATTTATTCTTAGCTTCAGGAGGTAAATTGACAATCATTATTAGTTCATTTGATTCTATGGCATTTCTTTATGTTTATTGCTACACAGTAATGTGCTAAAATAGGGCAATGATAGGCACATGACATTTTTTGTTCCACATGAAGCAAACAGAGCCATCATCCAAGATTCATCATGATCAGATGACTTCCCCTGGAAAGCACATGTTGGGATGCTGACTGGAAATAGATTGTAGTAGCTATAATGTGCCCCATAATTGATTTGCCTCCGAGCAGTTGTGGTCAAAGTTCACACATCAGTAGTGGCTACATGCTAAAGGCAACACCAATACCACAGTTTGAGAGCCCTGACAAGCAACACTTGGGGAAAATGGGTGAAGAAATAAAACATTAATAAAGATTTTAAATGAAGTGAAGAGGAACAAAAGTGGCATATTACAGGATGAAAAAAGTGTTATGATCGAAAAGATAAAAGGCAAAACAGAAGATCAAGACAAGAGCATTTTTCTTACCACAAATTCCTCCAATTGTTTATATTTCTTTTCCCGAAATTCACAGTAATTCTTCATTTCCTTGCACTCGGGGCAGCACCGGCTGGTATCCACTCGAATACAGCGAGGATGCAGGCTAGGACATTCAGGTTTGACACAAAGTGGACCATCTTCAGTACAGACACATGGGCAGGCAGCTGGACCTGGTGTGAATTCCTCTCCAATTTCATACACAAAACCATTCTCGTCCACACAACCTTTGCCCCTGTAATCTGGGTATGAATATTCAGAGGTGGAGGCAGCACCAGTGACCGTGGGCAGTGACTCAGGCCCATTGGTGGTGTCTTTCTGGGACTGGGAAACAGAATGGGGAAAGCAGAGGATGGCGAAAAGTAGGCACCAGGTGAAGAGAGGTGAGTAGACAATCCCAGGGGCCATGACAGGGATTTGTTAAGACCATTCCTCACTGCCACAGCTTCTCCAACTAGGACAAAAAGAATAGAGTCACTTACAGTCCCAGCATGTCAGTCTTAAAGGAGCATTGTCACCTGATAAAGCACCTGGAAAGACATTTATGTCCACAATGGCTTCATGAGTGTCACACTCCCTGTTTGTTTCCATAATTTTAAGATGCATAATTAAAATAGTAAATTAGACAGATCACTATTCATGGCATAACAGATTTAAACTTGTCTCTGAATTAAAATGAACTGAAATGGAAGAATTTCCTCTGAAGCTGGAACAAGCTATTTTCGCTGGTTCCAGGAAAATGATGTAGCAATGCTCCTTTGACAATTGGACGTGTTGCGATCTTTCTTTCAATAACACTTACAAATAATTTGAAATCAGCTTAACGTGCGCCGGGGTTGATGGTTTGATGGCGACATGTGTTTGAACACGGGTATCTGACAAGTCAGAGTCGCGCGTCAAACTCACTCGAATGATTTTTTTTTCGGTTCAAAGCCAGGCGCGAAGTCTTGAAAATAGACTTAACTGAGTTTGAAAGctgaattggatttttttttaaaaaagaaaaacaaaCGACAAAATCCCTCAGTCAGTTACTTTCTGTCAACTTCGGCAACTAGACACTGCGCTTTAAACTTCGCAAGGAGGGCAGTGGGAAGTCGAGGCCACACAAGGGAGGCACAGTGGAAGGGAAGCTGTCCACCCGCCCTGCTCAATGCCTCTTAAAAGCTGCACCGATGGCAGGACGTCGCTCACATTTGACACGCACTTTTTTTAGCATCAGGTGAAGCAGAACAGAAGGACAAATATGTTATGCCCCAATAATTGCAGCATCCACGAAACGGGGTGGCCTATTTTACTGAAGGTCTGAATAGGCAGGATTTAAAGAAAGGACTGGGGGGCGGGGGAATCCAGTCGGAAAATGCAGCGCCTGGTGCCACTGATTGCACCCGGATCGCCAGGCGCGCGGCTGATTCCAGCCAGCTGCAGCCCAGCGGgcaacaccacacacacacacacaccggggaacCCAGCAAGTTCCCGGGCCCCCGGGGGGCAAAAAAAAACCCTACACCGGCCAGATCCTGGTATTGCATTCTTCTTATTAATATTCTTATTATTTGACGTGCCCTGCTTGCAAAGGATAAGATCGCTGCTGCGAAACGGCGATCGCACGTATTGCAGCTGTTGCTGCTGTTTGTTGTTACACACAATCCAGACAGGGCACAGTCAAAACAGACAGGCACCACAAACTTCACATCAAATCAACAATACACTCCCCCCATCATATTTAGCAATGCTTCtcacacagatttttaaaaaactctctgACAACAAGTAATAAAAGTCAGAATTAGTTACCTGTTATATTCTTAAGTCATTTCGTTTTAAGAAAAAGAGACAATGGTGACAGACTATAATTGAGGGGGGAAAAACCCCGAGTGTTTTCGGTACCTGAAGAGTCGCCGCTATTTGAAGGGACTTtggttgagggagggagggagagggattggggggggggggggggggggataacaaTCTGGCAGCTGCCGACGCGGGGAACGCGTTTGCCTGGCCGATCCCGCTCAGGATGTGGCCGCTGGAGCCTCACATTAAAGAGGATGAACACCGCTGACCCGAAATAATGTAACTCCGAAATGAATTCCGAGCCACAGCAACAAGCAGCTGCGGCaaagagagatggtccagggggaaatgtgtggtgtgtgtgtgtgcacgcttcTCCGTCTACCCCATCTCTGCCGCGACCTGTAAACACCTCACGCTCCGAATGGACCCACAACCACTGGCAAAACTCAGCCCCGTCGGAGAAAATCAACTGAGTTATTTTTCcggatgaaaaaaatatatataccagGCTTTGTTTACCCAGAATCTGCCCGCTTCCCAAACAAATGTGGGTTTTTAGGCAAGGAATGTCCCCGGCTCAGCCACTAATAACGCCAGATTGTCAAAATGTTGCAAAGGTGTGCACTTTGGTTCCTTCGCCACGAAGAGCTGCTTAAATAGAACGTGCTACATTTAAAAGAAAAGAAGTTAAAAGTCAGCGAAATGCAAAAGAATTGGAATCGAAATGCAAACCTGGTGAACGGAAGGGAAAagttgaagagagagagagagaggttt
The DNA window shown above is from Mustelus asterias chromosome 2, sMusAst1.hap1.1, whole genome shotgun sequence and carries:
- the vwc2 gene encoding brorin gives rise to the protein MEDILIVKMQMSMTSQKDTTNGPESLPTVTGAASTSEYSYPDYRGKGCVDENGFVYEIGEEFTPGPAACPCVCTEDGPLCVKPECPSLHPRCIRVDTSRCCPECKEMKNYCEFREKKYKQLEEFVVSPCEKCRCEANGEVHCSVAECAQVECVDPVYEPDQCCPICKDGPNCFAGVAVIPAGREVKIDECTTCHCSYEDGTWRVDHQATCIKNDCKEI